The sequence CAAGGCCGTTCGGCTAATCTGGGAGCGCTTTTTGAGGGAATTTGGGAGCGAGATTAGGGTTCTCGTTGACGTTCCCGTCGGGGAGCTTGCCAGAGTCCACGAGGAAGTCGCCAAAGCCGTATGGGCCTACCGCAACGGGAAGCTCATCGTTATCCCCGGCGGTGGCGGAAAGTACGGGGAAATAAAGCTTCCCGAGGAGATAAGGAAGGCAAAGGTTGAGGAGCTTGAGAGCGTTGAAATGGAGGTTCCTGAGGAGACCGAGAAGCCGAGGCAGAGGAGCATAACTGACTTCCTCAAGGTTGCCAAGTGAAATTGGCAGGATTTGTGAAAAGCTGCCAAACGTGATTGGCAAAATCTTTAAAAATTTGCTAATTGAAATTAGCAAGGTGTGAGTGATGGAAAGCGTTAGGGAGGTCGTCGAGGACTACCTTGAACTCGATGTTGGAGGTGTTGAAAGGGAGCTTGATATCCCCCTGCCGAGGGTTCCGAGGGCAGTTGCCATAACCGGCCCGAGAAGAGCGGGCAAGAGCTTTTACATGCTCCAGCGCTTCAAAGATCTCCTTGGAAAGGTTCCTGCCCTCTACCTGCCCCTTGACGACGATAGAATTTATCCCCCAACGCTCAAGACTCTCAACGAGTTCCTTGAAGTCTTTCACGAAATCTACAGTGAGAAAAAAGGCATTCTCTTTCTGGACGAGATTCAGGAAGTTGAAAACTGGGAACTGTTCGTCAAAAGGGCCGTCTCTCTTGGCCACACGGTTTTTGTTTCCGGCTCATCATCTAAGCTCCTCAGCAGGGAAATCGCGACTCAGTTGAGGGGAAGGGGAATTTCGTTTGAACTCTACCCCTTTTCCTTCAGGGAGTTCCTCCGAGCCAAGTCCTTTACCCCCGGGGAATCCCTGCCAAAGAAGGCGAGGATTAAGGCCCTCCTTGAGGAGTATTTCCTCTGGGGCGGCTTCCCCGAGGTCGTTCTCGAAGACTCAGAGCTTTTGAAAAGGAGAACCCTCGAAGGCTATGTCGATTTGATACTCTACCGCGACGTTGTTGAGCGCTTCGGGGTAAAGAACCCACGGGCGCTTAGGCTTCTTCTGAAGCTTATCGGCTCGTCCTTTGGCAGGGAGTTCTCGGTGAGCAAGACGGTCAGATATATGAAAGGCATGGGAGTCGAGACCAACAGGAACACGCTGTCCGCTTACCTTGAACACCTTGAGGACGCGTACCTCGTTCTGAGGGTCAGAAGGCTTGCGCCGCCGAGGGAGAGCGAGAAGGCCCCTCCCAAGGTTTACCTCGTTGATTCTGGCTTGGCAAGGGTGTTTAAGGACAAGATTGAGTTCGGAAGGCTGATGGAGTCTGCCGTTTTAGTTGAACTTTTTAGGCAGGGAATCAGGCCGTACTACCTCAAGACCCACAAGTTTGAAGTCGATTTTGTAATCCGGGAAGGGGATTACTACAGGCTGATTCAGGTAACACGTTCCACCGAGGGAACTCTCGAACGGGAAATCAAAGCCCTTGAGGAAGCTTCAAAGGTGCTGCCCGTTTACGAAAAGGTGCTCATAACGTGGGATGAGGAGGGGAAAATCAAAGACGTTGAACTGATACCCCTGTGGCGGTGGCTCCTGGGGGTGAAACGGTGAGGGAATCCGAAATCATAGACCTCTTCCTCAGACACCTCAAACGACAGGGCGAGTTACCCCTTGGGGACGATGCAGGGGCTTTGAGGCTCGGCGAGAAGTGGCTCGTCGCGACCAACGATATGCTCGTCAGGAAAACTGACGTGCCCGATATAATGACCCCCGAGCAGGTCGGCTTTAAGGCGGTAACCATGAACGTGAGCGATATAGCTTCGATGGGGGCGAGGCCGATAGGTTTCCTCTTCTCGCTCGGGATTCCAGGGGATTTGGATTCGGACTACCTTGAGGGGGTTGCGAGGGGAATAGGGAAAGCCCTCGACTTCTACGGTCTCCCCGTCTTGAGCGCCGACACCAACGAGGCCGACGACCTCATCATAGACGGTATAGCGCTGGGGCTTGCCGAGAGGCTCCTCACGCGCTCGGGGGCGAAACCCGGTGAGCTGGTCTGCGTCACCGGCGACATTGGGAGGGCTTTAGCTGGCTACCTCGTCTGGAAGAACGGGCTTGAGGTAGATGATGCCGTCAGGAAGCCCCTTTATGAGAAATTCCTTGAACCGAGGGCGAGAGTCAGGGAGGGGATTGCGCTCTCGAAGGTCGCCAGCTCGGCGATAGACATAAGCGACGGTCTCGCAAAGGAGCTTCACCTTCTCGCAGAGATGAGCGGAGTTGGGATTGAGGTAAGGGCCGAGAGCCTGCCAATAGGAAAGGGCGTTGAAGAGGTGGCGGGGCTTTTGGGCCTCGACCCCGTTGAGGTCGCCCTCGCGAGCGGGGAGGAGTTCGAGCTTGTGTTCACCGTCTCGCCAGAACTTGTAGAGAGCATTGACTTCGAGTTTTCCATCATAGGGCGTGTTACTGGAGGAAAGGGCGTTTATCTTGTTGACGAGGGTGGCAAAAGGGTCATGCCGAGGCTTGGGTGGGAGCATTTAACTGAATTTCAGATGAAAATCTTATATAGTTGAGCCTTAGTGTTAGTATAGGTGGTCAGCATGAAGGTGAAGGACTTAATCGGCATGCTCTCTGACAAGCAGAAGAGGAGCGTTGAACGGTGCCTTGAGGAGTGCGATCTGGTTGATATGGAGGAGGAAATCCCGACGGAGCTCCCAAGTGATGTGATGGAGTTCGTGAAGGTAATAGCAAACCCAATTCGGGCATCTATACTCAAGATGCTCGGAGACAGATGGCTATGTGTCTGTCTGATCGCTAAGGCCCTTGGTCAGGACCAGACCCTCATAAGCCACCACCTGAGGACTCTAAAGAAGTTTGGCCTCCTTCATGAGAGGCGTGAGGGCAAGCTCCGCTTCTACCGCACGAACCGGGAAGTCCTTGAGGAGTACCTGAAGAAGCTCTCAGTGGAATTGATGGGTGGTGCTCGTGAGACTTCAGAGTGAAGTCGATGAGCTGGTGAAGGCCCTTGGAGGTTACTGGAAACCTTTTGAGATGCTGGCCGCGCTGGTTGAAGAGACGGGGGAATTGGCCGATGCTATGCTTGCAGTGGAGGGCGTGAAGGGAAGGGGCTCCAAGGAAGCACTGGTCGAGGAGATTGGTGACGTCCTGTTTGCCCTCACCTGCATAGCCAACCACTACGGGGTTGATCTTGGGGAGGCCCTGAAAGCAACTATCGAGAAGTACCGCAGGCGGGATCTATTTCGATAAAGATTGAAAAAAACTTTATAACAGCGATACCTTTTTACCTTTGCGGGGAGTGAATAGTCAGATGGGGGAGCTTTAATGGTATTTGAAAACCTTGTCCAGAGCACTGAGGAATACATTGGTGTTCTTCGGCACGTTCCCATCCACTACCTCCTCCTCGCGATAGGTACTTACTACCTGAGCGTCTTCCTTTTCGCCCTCCGCTGGAAGTACGTTCTCAAAGGAACAGGCGTTGACGTTCCCCTCGCCGAGCTCTTCAAGGCCAACCTTGCGGGTCTCTTCGTGAACAACATAACGCCGATGAGCAGGGGTGGGGGCGAACTTCTCAGAATGGCGTGGATTTCCAAGCTTCAGGGGATTCCGATGCGAATCTCGGCCGTTACCGTGGTCTACGAGAGAATACTCGAGTCGATACCCGTCATGGTAATGGTAGCTCTGGGTTTCCTGTACTTCACGACTTCGGAAGCCTTCGCCTTGATTCCCCTCGTGGTAGGGCTCGCCCT is a genomic window of Thermococcus guaymasensis DSM 11113 containing:
- a CDS encoding ArsR/SmtB family transcription factor, giving the protein MKVKDLIGMLSDKQKRSVERCLEECDLVDMEEEIPTELPSDVMEFVKVIANPIRASILKMLGDRWLCVCLIAKALGQDQTLISHHLRTLKKFGLLHERREGKLRFYRTNREVLEEYLKKLSVELMGGARETSE
- a CDS encoding thiamine-phosphate kinase; this encodes MRESEIIDLFLRHLKRQGELPLGDDAGALRLGEKWLVATNDMLVRKTDVPDIMTPEQVGFKAVTMNVSDIASMGARPIGFLFSLGIPGDLDSDYLEGVARGIGKALDFYGLPVLSADTNEADDLIIDGIALGLAERLLTRSGAKPGELVCVTGDIGRALAGYLVWKNGLEVDDAVRKPLYEKFLEPRARVREGIALSKVASSAIDISDGLAKELHLLAEMSGVGIEVRAESLPIGKGVEEVAGLLGLDPVEVALASGEEFELVFTVSPELVESIDFEFSIIGRVTGGKGVYLVDEGGKRVMPRLGWEHLTEFQMKILYS
- a CDS encoding ATP-binding protein, with the protein product MESVREVVEDYLELDVGGVERELDIPLPRVPRAVAITGPRRAGKSFYMLQRFKDLLGKVPALYLPLDDDRIYPPTLKTLNEFLEVFHEIYSEKKGILFLDEIQEVENWELFVKRAVSLGHTVFVSGSSSKLLSREIATQLRGRGISFELYPFSFREFLRAKSFTPGESLPKKARIKALLEEYFLWGGFPEVVLEDSELLKRRTLEGYVDLILYRDVVERFGVKNPRALRLLLKLIGSSFGREFSVSKTVRYMKGMGVETNRNTLSAYLEHLEDAYLVLRVRRLAPPRESEKAPPKVYLVDSGLARVFKDKIEFGRLMESAVLVELFRQGIRPYYLKTHKFEVDFVIREGDYYRLIQVTRSTEGTLEREIKALEEASKVLPVYEKVLITWDEEGKIKDVELIPLWRWLLGVKR
- a CDS encoding MazG nucleotide pyrophosphohydrolase domain-containing protein, with the protein product MRLQSEVDELVKALGGYWKPFEMLAALVEETGELADAMLAVEGVKGRGSKEALVEEIGDVLFALTCIANHYGVDLGEALKATIEKYRRRDLFR